A segment of the Hymenobacter volaticus genome:
CTGCTTGTTGAGGCGGCGGTTGAGTACGGGAAAACAGTTTAAGCCGCAGGTGAGCGTGGTAAGGGCCTCTGGGGGAAGGGCATGAGAAAAGCGCACTTCTAGCCACACCAGTGGTTGCGTGAAGCTGTTAGTCACCTCAGGGCTGAAGCGTGAGCCGAGCGCGGCCGGGAAATTTTCGCGTAAATACGGTTGTAACTCAGCGCTGGCAGCCGGCAACAAACGCACAAAGCTCGGGGCGTAGAGTTGTCGCACGTACTGCTCGACGCGGCGCAAAAAATCATATTCTTCGTGTAGCCGAGCGGAGGGCGTATCCTCGGTTGCGGCTGCTAGGCCAGGCATTACAGGCAAAAGCTGCTCGCCTAACCGCCAACTTTCTCCGGGCAAAAACGTGAAGTAAGCTTCCCGGCGCGGCTCGTTAAGCCAATCGAAGTAAAAGGTTAGGTCGCCCAGCGTTGTTAGCTCGGGGTTGAGTTCGAGTCCAAGCCAGAGGCGGCGGTGAGTTGCAGGTTCTCCTTGGCGGGCCGCTGCCACGGGGCGCTTTTGCCCGGCTGCATCCAGGCGCCACACCTGCTCGTCGGTGGCCAAGTAACGCACGGCTGCATCAGCAAGGCGCGTGGATTGTAGAGGGGAGAAGAACAGGGCTCCGCCAGTAGCAGCCCGCCCCACGGCGGGCCGCATATATGCAAACTGAGCGTCGGCGGGCAGGGCTAGCACGGGCT
Coding sequences within it:
- a CDS encoding type VI secretion system baseplate subunit TssF, with translation MDFFEDFTKAGIKRRLTQKAAEMWGYSAADLEGFDPLVHLLLEACAVELEKIGQEINNTQYRLVERLATLLNPDVVDAPRPAHAIAQAQPREPVLALPADAQFAYMRPAVGRAATGGALFFSPLQSTRLADAAVRYLATDEQVWRLDAAGQKRPVAAARQGEPATHRRLWLGLELNPELTTLGDLTFYFDWLNEPRREAYFTFLPGESWRLGEQLLPVMPGLAAATEDTPSARLHEEYDFLRRVEQYVRQLYAPSFVRLLPAASAELQPYLRENFPAALGSRFSPEVTNSFTQPLVWLEVRFSHALPPEALTTLTCGLNCFPVLNRRLNKQLFRLQPALNIFPLVSEEAFLALKEVYSLRNVVFRSTTLSGLDETETDTYTLRYGRAASMPARARRHCWSFWNCCATKAGLSRLLVPIS